ACAGGCCGTAGAGAATCGTGGAGTTGACATCCTGCTGACGTCGCTGTTTTCGGGCCTTGGAAAACAGCTCTCggtactcctcctcggaaaCGCCCAACCTCTTCATGTTGGCGTCTCGTTTCCGCAGAAACTCGTCTCGCGCCGCCTCATATGGCTTGCGGTTGTTGAACACTGCTCTGGAGGTGCTCAAGAGgcgtgtctgtgtctgcgTCAACGAGGTCTTTGCGAGCGAAGAAACCAGTCGGGCAGTTAAAAGAGACGACCGGAGTCGTGTGGCTCGGGGTAGAGACTGTAGCATGGTCGTGAGAGTCGTTTCTGACTAATTTGCTCGTTTTCGAACGGGATCGTGAAGACTCGAAAATGTGGCTGTTCAGCAGTTAAGTCAAAAAGATGGCTTTCACTACAACTTTTCGAGTATTAAGGTTCGCTGCCTGTGGCTAATTAAAGTTGCGTGGAAAACAGTAATCGGGAGTCTTGCCGAGATGATAGGGAAGATATTGAAAAATAAGTAATGTAAATCTATTTGTCGTCAAATTCTCAGCAGAATGATACCAAAAAATCGAATACACTCCTCCAAAAATGCCCCTTTCAAGCCCGCCTCACTCCACATACATTGCGCCCAATTAAGTAACCCTAATCCACCCAAGCCACATGGATGTGGCTGGAGATCAGCTCATTCTCTAGGGCCTGGCATCGACCACTTGACTGAACATATACATCCCGGCCAGAATACATgtctggagaaggcggAGAAGGCGGAGATAGGTGCCtgcagtcacgtgacaatgCGTGCACCCTTTCAGTCTGTTTGGTAACGTGACTTGCCAATTCCAATCCGGCTCGTATCATTGGTCCATACATCACCCCACAAGCTTAGACACTTCCGATCCAGTCTCCGCTTccgtctttttttgttttgtctTCGTCTCGaaaggtcacgtgattgttCGAACAGCAATGGAACAGGGGCAGGGTTAGGGCGCATTCGTTCTGCTCGTTTCTCGAAGTTGGCGGGTCTTGCGGCTAACTCGATGAGTATGTAGAGTATGCGTCAACCGTTGAGATTTGGTCAACTTTTGCGATGTTGGTGGatttggaaaaaaaaaacaaaaaaaacaaaaaaaaacaaaaaaagagaatATGGTGACAAATttcttcacgtgacaagcTCAATGATGGTATTATTTTCTTTGTAGCTGCTCTTCAGCGTCTTTTGGAAACGTCTATAACCTGGTCTATCAACCTTATCCGTGTTATGGAGCAATAGTCTTAGAATTACTGTACCATCTCTTTTTGCTGTAtcgtgcaagtacagtatcacGTACAGGGGCAAAGACATTGAACAGATGCCACAAAAGCGTATATGTTTTTCCAGCCGAAAAGGCGGCGTTCTACCCCTCTTATCCAAGTCGATCTGTGCGTATTGAGAGGTATTGAACTTCTTTTCTCCCAATTTTCCGATGCACATGACTCCCAGTTTGTTCGGAAAAACTCTTGCAGCAGCATCGCGGGTGGAAGGAAGTGTGAAAGGCGCGATGAGCAGACTAGGAGCGTTTTCTAGAGACTTGAGAAAGCGAAATCTGCCATTTCAACGACTGAAAGTACAGTCAGGCTTTTCCTTTGGAAATGTAGCTGGTCTGGAGGACCAGATAGCGAATGCTGTACAGCACTGGTGTGAAAGCCGAGCGGCACCGGTTCAGGCACTTAATTTTAGAGTGAAATGAACGAGTGTACGCAGGGGTGGGCTTGGAGGGTATTTTTGTGTGGCACTCGGTCTGTTTTGTCACGTAATATGGGGTAACTGGATGTGTGTATTTGATTCAAGATATCTCTGTCGCTCTATGTCATCTCCTTCATGCCCAAATAGCATCCGTGGAGAGACTGCTAGGCTCAAAGTCCCGTTGGAGACTAGAGTCTAAACTGTGACTAATTTCAAGACAGAAATAAAAGGTGCTTCTAGCTTGTCTCAGAGACACTAAAAGGGACATTATATTATATGACTCAACTCGCATTGATCGGTAAAACTCGCTGGTATTTTCGGTTTTTCATTCCCACAATCGTAGCCCGCAATATACCCCTCCTCATCTCCCTCTCATCTCCCTCCGTTAAAGTTCAGAGGGTTACCCATTCTATGCTACCGAATCTCAAATTGTGATGTGGACACCCTTAGGCACACCACAAAAGCCACGTAAAAGGCACCCTCCTGGAATACTATAAGTACACGCAATCCAccctcttcttccccgCTTCTTTTGCACCTCCTCTACGTCCGTCAGcctccctctctctctgacGTGTGTCAGAAATCCCCACATGTAACTCAAAtttcaaaatcaaaattGAACCAAAAATCACTAccaccaaaaccaaaaCCAAAACTACttttctccaccaccagagTGACGACGCCATATTGGAAACAACCGGCACTCGCGCAAAGATACGacggatcacgtgatatatacacctcacgtgacacaaGCGATACACCGCACGTGACTCTCAACACACATCCACGCGACTCTGTCCCAAACACACGACCTTCACGACAGAGAGTCTAGACCGACAGCGATACCCCACTTCACCAGCACGACAGTACCCCAGCAGTAAGACGACAACaccggtcacgtggcgtACTTCTTTccattcacgtgacaataCCCctttcacgtgactataCAACAACACCGCAGCACGTGTTCCACAGCCAGTTAGTCAACACACCAACGACATCCTACACCATGGACAACGAGTACAAGCCGCTCCGACCGAGCATTTTGGCGGCTCCGGGACAGTCGACCATGTACGACATGAGCTCGCAGGGCTTTGCGGCGTTCAACATGGGCTCCAGTATGTTGACGGGTCCTCAGAACTACATGTATGGGAACCACCAGCCACAACAGCAGCCCATCAAGCGAACCAAGCGGAAAAAGGTCGACCAGGCTTGTGTTTACTGTCGACGAAGTCACATGACGTGTGACAACAACCGCCCGTGTTCGAGATGTGTGAAACGAAACATTTCTCACCTGTGTCATGATGAAGCCAAGCCAGTACGAGGGAAGCGACAACAGAGCCAGTctgacgatgaggaggaagttCAGGgccaacagcaacaacaacagcagcagcagggccaaggacaacagggccaaggacaagtcAGTGGCTTGAATACCCCCAACGCAGGCATGTCTGCTCAGTTCATGAACGCTGGAGGTATTCAGAATGGTTTGTTTTTCTCCGAGCATGCCGGATCCGAATTTTCCTCGCTTAACGACTTTCTGACCATGTTCGACGATGTAGTTTATGAGGGACAGCCGAGTCAGGGTCAGAaccagggccagcagcagggtcagGGTCAAAGCCAAGGACAGAGTGAAAACGGGACCGGGACCCAATATCGCCAAGGACAGGGTATGCACCAGACACAATCTCAGAACCATTCCCAGACCCAGTCACAGACGCAAACCCAGGCACAGGCCATGTCTCAGGGTCAGCGCCAACAACCGGGCcatcagcatcagcagTTGCAGAGTCCTGGTATGGCACATCCAGCTGTTacccagcagcagcaacaaggCCAGAGCCAAGCCCAAGCTCAATCGCAAAATCTCTCTAACGCATCCCTTACACACGAAGACCCTCCCCAGGTTTCGGAAGCTGCTAGGAACAAGTTCTTTTTGACTGCGGCCGATCCCACTATTGACAATTCGCCCGAGGAGCGTCTCAAACAGGTCATTTACGCCAAACTCGAAGCGGGGCTTCTTCAGCCGTTCAACTATGTCAAGGGATACGCCCGTCTGCAGCAGTACATGGACAACTACATGAACATTTCGTCCAAACAACGAATTCTAAAGCCGTTGTCCATCTTTCGGCCAGCTTTTCGAGCCATTGCACAGTCGTTGAAGGATATCGAtctggttcttgttgaggaggcCTTTGAGCGAATGTTACTCGACTACGATCGAGTTTTCACAACCATGGCCATTCCAGCGTGTCTGTGGAGACGTACAGGTGAGATTTACCGAGGCAACAAGGAGTTTGCCGGCCTAGTGGGTGTTCCTGTGGAAGATCTTCGAAACGGCAAGCTGGCCATCTACGAGCTCATGAGTGAGGATTCGGCGGTCAACTACTGGGAAAAGTACGGCAACATTGCGTTCGATTCGGGACAAAAGGCCGTCCTGACAAGTTGCAACCTGCGGTCTAAGGACGGGCGAAAGAGAAAGCTATGTTGTTTCTCGTTTACAATTCGACGTGATCGGTACAATATCCCTAGCTGTATCGTGGGTAATTTCATTCCGATTAACCCATAAGCAGACTGAGCGGACTGCAGTTCAGAGAGAGAGGCATGATGAGACTACCATGTTAAACGTCTCGATGTCGAAGGCTTGCCATtggcctccagcttctacactgtatatatatatatataagagAAGATGTTTTTATTATCATTGTAGGTCAACATTTGGTGGAGAATCATTCGTCCAATGGTCTCGAAGGAGAACTTATCTGCTCCTCTTTCGTCCTCAACATCAAGTCCTGCGTGGAACTGGCTAGATAAAGAATATGTCAGGTGCTTGGAAGATCTGACAAATATTCTTCCACAGACCCAACCCCCCAGACCAACTCTTGTCAACCTGGCAAAAAGCTTGGCCGCTGGGTCCTGGAATCTTGGATAGTGGATCAAAAGTTACAATGCATGTCAATACTGACACACTAGTTCCGTGTTGCTATTGGATACAATGACATCCGTTAAGACACCAGGCTGCGTCACTATTGTGCTGACATTGCTGCGATTCTATCAACCAAACCGTTACGACATTGTACTGTGTACACATCTTCGTAAACAAGATATTATACCATTATGTAGCTCTTTTTGAGCACCATCTATATATTGTGGAGCTGTGCCTTTTTCCTTACTCCGTCTTAGCCTTCTTGGCTCCACCGTCCTGGTCGCTTCGCTTTCGCTTTCGCTCCTGCAAGGCCTTGTCGGCTCGTCTGTTGTGTTCGAGAATGTCCTCCACGTCAACCACCTCGGCAAGAGCAGCATCCAGAGCAGACAGCTTGTGTCCTTCCACGACAAccttctcctcatcctctTCACCAGCACCGATCTTCAGTCCCTTGGGCATGACGAATCGGCCGTCCGACTGCTGaccaatctcctcctcctcctcctcgtcgttctCGTTGAACACATCGTCCTGAGTGTACAGGTTGTCAGCCAAGTAGATGGGCAATGCGGGAGACGATCCGGTCTTGAGGTAGACGGATCGCACGCCATCAAAGCCGTTGGGCAGATCGGCAGTGAACTGGTCAACCACGGCGTAAACGTTGgcggcaatctccttgggTGTAAACAGAGTTGTGGCCACTCGCACGTTTGTGTGGTTGGACTGGCTCTTGAGGTACCAGGTGGAGGTCATGATGTTGGAGAGGCCCTGCTGGGTGGCCTCGACATCAATGTCTTCAGTCTCGACCACTCTCTCGGCCTTGGACTTGATCAGAGTCTgtttttcctccttcttgtgcaGCACGGTGATGGGCAGAGGCAGCTTGACGGCTCCATTCTTGTAAAAGGTCTTGCCCAGGCAGAAAGGCATCTCCTCGGTGATGTCCTCGTCAACCACAAAGATGTCGTGTGCAGCAAACAGCTGTCGTCGGGCCTCGTAGGGCTTGAACTTGCCTCGCAGCTTCTGTGTTCCAACCACTCGTGACAGAGCGGGGGTGGTGGCGCCCTTGAGAGCTCGCTTGTACGAGTTCTGAGGGTTCTGGGACAGCAGGCAGATGGAGGGCTGCTCTGCACTCTTGGTCCACAGACCGTGGGGGACCTGGACCAAGGTGGGGACCTGGGCCTTCTCGGAAGACACAAACCgcttggaggtgatgaCCAGGTAGATAAACTGCTCCTCGTTGTCGTCGGCAAGCAGGTTGTTGGCGTCCTCTTCGGCCTGCTTTTGGGTGAACTTCAGCAGGGCCTGGGCAGCGTTGATTGTGTTGTCGGAGGATGCGAGAGGGCACGACGAGGTCTCGGCGGTGGACACGGAGGATCGTCGTTTAGTGGGAGTGGCTTTTGAGGGAGTATCGCCCTTGGTAGGGGtgtcaacagcagccttggctGACTTGGTGCTCTTAGGAGTGCCCTTAGGAGTGCCCTTAGGAGTACCCTTGGGGGTTCCCTTGGGGGTTCCCTTGGCAGCGGATTTGGGAGTGGCTACCTTGGACTTGACGGGAGTGCCCTTGGGGGTTCCCTTGGATGCGGATTTGGCGACCATTGTTGGGTTGTGTAGTCTGGTGTCTGGGTGTGGATCGCAGGCAAAATAATTTTGGCATAATCCTAAAAAAATTTAAGAGCTGCAGATTTTCAAACTCAAACTGGCGGGTGGATTTGAGCAGAGCCAATTGAGGTATTATCAAAGATTTTGACTGGGATTATAGCATTTGTGAGATCATTAATTCGCATATATACTTGTTCTAAATAAAACCCACTTTTTCGCTTGTCGATCCGACACCTATTGGTCTAGATATGGTGGTCCTGTTCTCACTACTCCCTGTCGTCTATAGTTCAACTGAACGTTACTCTGACTGAAGTCCGACTACCATTGGGAGGGCATATCGAGTAGAGGAATGTGTCGAATGTGTCGAATGTTACGAATGTGCCGACAGTGTCTGGGTGGCGTTCTGTGTGTGTATTGTGGCGGTGTTTGTCTTTTAATGGGACGGTGTGATCTATTTGGAGGTAAAATTTTGAAGAACTCACTTAATAAACGTTTAAGTATAGTTGACTCTACTTGACCAGTTCAGTTGACTATAACTTTGTCCCAAGTAAACGTCAACTATGACTAAGTGAGGAAATCTACATGTCAACAATCTACAaactgtacagtacaacgGATTTTTTTATCTAAAACTCTGCTGACTAAATTAAACGGTCGTTTCGGATCACCTGATATCTCACATTACTCTCCAGCTACCTTCATTCACCGTCTTGATCACCTCCTGGTCGATTGCGATTGCCCTCAACGTTgcaccacgtgactttgaGTTTCGATACAATATCGCAGAATCCAAGCTCTGCAGAGCGTCTCTATCAtacacacaaaaaaacacatcatggtgagtacgagtgctgGAGAGAAACATATGGTTTGGACAAACGACTGATtagtttgagagcaactACAGAATGTGGTATCATCGGCAATAGAGGGACTTCAGACATCACTCTACGCGATGACATACATGAGACGCATTACAAGGGTGGTTCGAGACATGACACGAACGAGGATGTACTTCCGGCTGGTTCGGTTCGACCATCCCATAGGAGTGTCTTCCTATGAAGTCGATTCGATACTATCGGCTTCTCATCAGCGACTGTAGTGAAGCACGACGACATGGCCTCACCGAGAGGTTGACCCTGAGGCCCCATTGAACCGTGTTGGTATTTATCGTGGTGCTCATCTGACTTTTCCGTTCGGGTTATCCACAGCCGCTGAAATATCTGGGCGCCGCTTCAAGCAGGCACGAGATGGTGGTCTGGTCACGGTTTTTTGGTTTTGCTACATTGTTCGATTCGCCGCTCAACATGCTTCTTTCATCAGGTCGAATCTAACGTCTGGTATGATTCATGAACAGATGTGCCGCGACCACTCCACCTACTCTCGCTCGTTTTTGACATCTGCTAACACAGGGAAAACGAAAGTCTTCCTCTGCCCccgccaagaaggtgaaACAAACGCTGGCAACCCAGTTTGCATGCCTGTTTTGCAACCACAACGACTCGGTTGTGTGTTCAATGGACAAGAAAATGGGCATTGGCAGCCTATCGTGCAAGGTGTGTGGCCAGTCGTTCCAGGCCAGCATCAACGCTCTGTCTGCGCCTATCGATGTCTACTCCGAGTGGATCGACGCCTGTGAGGCTGTTGcggagcaggagaagaacaaggatGACGAGTTCATTGAGAAGGACGGAGGCTATGCTAGTGACGACGACCACgtgcccaaggaggaggacgatgagTTTTCCGATCTTGAGTAAGGCGGAACTCACAGGGCGAACAAACAGTGCATGTATAAGAAAAGAATGTATATTAAA
This genomic interval from Yarrowia lipolytica chromosome 1E, complete sequence contains the following:
- a CDS encoding uncharacterized protein (Compare to YALI0E10087g, similar to CAGL0M02651g Candida glabrata, similar to Saccharomyces cerevisiae RDS2 (YPL133C); ancestral locus Anc_8.642), whose product is MDNEYKPLRPSILAAPGQSTMYDMSSQGFAAFNMGSSMLTGPQNYMYGNHQPQQQPIKRTKRKKVDQACVYCRRSHMTCDNNRPCSRCVKRNISHLCHDEAKPVRGKRQQSQSDDEEEVQGQQQQQQQQQGQGQQGQGQVSGLNTPNAGMSAQFMNAGGIQNGLFFSEHAGSEFSSLNDFLTMFDDVVYEGQPSQGQNQGQQQGQGQSQGQSENGTGTQYRQGQGMHQTQSQNHSQTQSQTQTQAQAMSQGQRQQPGHQHQQLQSPGMAHPAVTQQQQQGQSQAQAQSQNLSNASLTHEDPPQVSEAARNKFFLTAADPTIDNSPEERLKQVIYAKLEAGLLQPFNYVKGYARLQQYMDNYMNISSKQRILKPLSIFRPAFRAIAQSLKDIDLVLVEEAFERMLLDYDRVFTTMAIPACLWRRTGEIYRGNKEFAGLVGVPVEDLRNGKLAIYELMSEDSAVNYWEKYGNIAFDSGQKAVLTSCNLRSKDGRKRKLCCFSFTIRRDRYNIPSCIVGNFIPINP
- a CDS encoding uncharacterized protein (Compare to YALI0E10109g, weakly similar to DEHA0E22308g Debaryomyces hansenii, similar to Saccharomyces cerevisiae CIC1 (YHR052W); ancestral locus Anc_5.278); translated protein: MVAKSASKGTPKGTPVKSKVATPKSAAKGTPKGTPKGTPKGTPKGTPKSTKSAKAAVDTPTKGDTPSKATPTKRRSSVSTAETSSCPLASSDNTINAAQALLKFTQKQAEEDANNLLADDNEEQFIYLVITSKRFVSSEKAQVPTLVQVPHGLWTKSAEQPSICLLSQNPQNSYKRALKGATTPALSRVVGTQKLRGKFKPYEARRQLFAAHDIFVVDEDITEEMPFCLGKTFYKNGAVKLPLPITVLHKKEEKQTLIKSKAERVVETEDIDVEATQQGLSNIMTSTWYLKSQSNHTNVRVATTLFTPKEIAANVYAVVDQFTADLPNGFDGVRSVYLKTGSSPALPIYLADNLYTQDDVFNENDEEEEEEIGQQSDGRFVMPKGLKIGAGEEDEEKVVVEGHKLSALDAALAEVVDVEDILEHNRRADKALQERKRKRSDQDGGAKKAKTE
- a CDS encoding uncharacterized protein (Compare to YALI0E10131g, similar to Saccharomyces cerevisiae ELF1 (YKL160W); ancestral locus Anc_5.279, similar to uniprot|P36053 Saccharomyces cerevisiae YKL160w); its protein translation is MGKRKSSSAPAKKVKQTLATQFACLFCNHNDSVVCSMDKKMGIGSLSCKVCGQSFQASINALSAPIDVYSEWIDACEAVAEQEKNKDDEFIEKDGGYASDDDHVPKEEDDEFSDLE